Proteins encoded together in one Dermacentor variabilis isolate Ectoservices chromosome 2, ASM5094787v1, whole genome shotgun sequence window:
- the LOC142572211 gene encoding ras-related protein M-Ras-like yields the protein MAEPPCDNVITYKLVVVGDGGVGKSALTIQFIQKLFVTDYDPTIEDSYVQHCKIDGQGCILDVLDTAGQEEFSAMREQYMRKGDGFLLVYSVTDKQSFDNIGHFHTQILRVKDRDSYPMLLVANKVDLVHLRRVSEEQGRELAQQLRISYIETSAKDPPLNVDAAFHEVVRIIRNQPPQLNQKRRRRWWRNSRCALL from the exons ATGGCCGAGCCGCCGTGTGACAACGTTATCACCTACAAGTTGGTCGTGGTTGGTGACGGCGGGGTCGGCAAGTCGGCCCTGACCATCCAGTTCATTCAGAAACTTTTCGTCACGGACTACGACCCGACCATCGAAGATTCGTATGTACAGCATTGCAAGATTGATGGCCAGGGGTGCATTCTGGATG TGTTGGATACAGCGGGCCAAGAAGAGTTCAGTGCTATGCGTGAGCAGTACATGCGCAAGGGGGATGGCTTCCTGCTCGTGTACTCTGTGACAGACAAGCAGAGCTTTGACAACATCGGCCACTTCCACACTCAAATCCTGCGTGTCAAAGACCGTGATTCGTATCCCATGTTGCTGGTGGCCAACAAAGTAGACCTGGTGCACCTCCGACGAGTCTCTGAAGAACAAGGCCGAGAGCTTGCCCAACAGCTGCGG ATAAGCTACATTGAGACAAGTGCCAAAGACCCACCTCTAAACGTGGATGCTGCATTTCATGAAGTGGTGAGGATAATTAG AAATCAACCGCCACAGCTCAACCAGAAGCGACGGAGAAGGTGGTGGAGGAACTCCCGCTGTGCCCTGCTGTAA